In Methanosphaera sp. ISO3-F5, a genomic segment contains:
- a CDS encoding ATP-binding protein encodes MRRSGKTCILKMIIDELKNIGVKEENIIYISFESSVYDNIYTYKELNKYIFNLTKNLDGKIYLLFDEIQSVVKWEKSITSFRVDLNSDIYITGSNSKLLSGELATLLSGRYKTIQIYPFSYNEILDYYSEFGELSPQRKQELFWEYVNYGGFPGLLKYDSFEKKESLKDIYHSIILKDILNRSKIKNNKLLMKLMEYMITNTGQIFSSTNVINYIYRNRQLLGEEEQKKPSSNTIINYVHHAQDAFVLYETKNEDLVGKEIFKELEKYYVVDPGFYYLFRDETRRSMGSLLESIVYIELLRRNYDVTVGRIYDIEVDFVCKKSNKICYIQVSESILG; translated from the coding sequence ATTCGTCGTTCTGGAAAAACTTGTATATTAAAAATGATTATAGATGAACTAAAAAATATTGGAGTAAAAGAAGAGAATATAATTTATATTTCCTTTGAATCCAGTGTTTATGATAATATTTATACATATAAAGAACTAAACAAATATATTTTTAATTTAACAAAGAATTTGGACGGAAAAATATATTTATTATTTGATGAAATACAATCCGTTGTAAAATGGGAGAAAAGCATAACTTCTTTTAGAGTAGATCTTAATTCAGATATTTATATTACAGGTTCTAATTCAAAGTTATTATCTGGAGAATTAGCAACATTATTATCCGGAAGATACAAAACAATACAAATATATCCGTTTTCATATAATGAAATATTAGATTATTATTCAGAATTTGGAGAATTATCTCCACAAAGAAAACAGGAATTATTTTGGGAATACGTAAATTATGGTGGATTTCCAGGTTTACTTAAATATGATTCATTTGAAAAAAAAGAATCTTTAAAGGACATATATCATTCTATTATACTAAAAGATATACTAAATCGTAGTAAAATAAAAAATAATAAATTATTGATGAAATTAATGGAATATATGATAACTAACACTGGACAAATATTTTCATCAACAAATGTTATTAATTATATATATAGAAATAGACAATTACTGGGAGAAGAAGAACAAAAGAAGCCAAGTTCAAATACAATAATTAATTATGTGCATCATGCACAAGATGCATTTGTTTTATATGAAACAAAAAATGAAGATTTGGTAGGTAAAGAAATTTTTAAAGAATTAGAAAAATATTATGTGGTGGATCCTGGTTTTTATTATCTTTTTAGGGATGAAACTAGAAGATCAATGGGTAGTTTATTAGAAAGCATAGTTTATATTGAATTATTAAGAAGAAATTATGATGTAACAGTAGGAAGAATATATGATATTGAAGTAGACTTCGTATGTAAAAAATCTAATAAAATATGTTATATTCAAGTATCAGAAAGTATACTGGGATAA